The sequence GCTCTGCGCGGTCGGGGGCATCCTCATGCTCACCCGGCCACTGACCCGCATCCTGCTCGGCGCCGTCATCACGGGCAACGGCATCAACCTGCTCGTCCTGTCCGCCACCGGTTCGGCAGGCGCGGCCCCCCTGCTCTACGGCGTTCCGCTTCGCCGGGTCACCGACCCGCTGCCGCAGGCCATCGCGCTCACCGCCATCGTCATCACCCTCGCCACCACGGCGTTCCTCCTCGCCATGGCCTACCGGAGCCACCAGCTCACCGGCACCGACGAGGTGCACGACGACCTGGAGGACCGGCGCATCGTGCTGCGCGCCGAGGTGATGGGGGAGCGGGCCCAACTGCGCGAGGAGTACCGCTCGGGGGCCGAGCCCACCCGCGAGGAACGCGACCGCTATCTGGAGGAGCGCCGCCGCCTGCGCTCCCGGCTGCGCGCCGACCGCGCCCTCCAGGCGCGCGGCCGCGACGCGTCCGGCGACCTGTGGCACGACGTCCTGGGCGCGGACCCGGAGGACTACGCGCACGACGGGCACGGCGACAGCGAGCACGACCACCGAGGAGTGACCGGATGAACGCGCTCGTCCCGCTGCCGGTGCTGCTGCCGCTCTGCGCCACCGGCCTCAGCCTCGCCTTCGGCACCCGCCTCAAACGCTTCCAGCGCTTCATCAGCGTCGCCGTGCTCTCCGCCGTCACGGCGCTCTCGGTCATCCTGATGATCGCCGCCGACACCGAGGGGCCGCTCTCCGTGCACCTCGGCGACTTCGCCCCGCCGCTCGGCATCACCCTGGTCGCCGACCGGCTGACCGGGCTGATGCTCACCGTCTCCTCGTCCGTCACGCTCTGCGTGCTGGTCTACTCCCTCGGCCAGGGCATGGCCGACCGGGACGAGGAGACACCGGTGGCCGTCTTCCACCCGGCGTATCTCATCCTGGTCGCCGGGGTCTCCTGCACCTTCCTCGCCGGAGACCTCGTGAACCTCTACGTCGGCTTCGAGATCATGCTGGTCGCCAGCTTCGTCCTGCTGACCCTCGGCGGCACCGGGCCCCGGATCCGGGCGGGCTCCACATACGTGATCATCTCGCTGTTCTCCTCGATGCTGTTCCTCACCGCCATCGCCATGACGTACGCGGCGACCGGCACCGCCAACTTCGCGCAGCTGGCACTGCGCCTGGGCGAACTCCCGCTCGGTGTACAGACCCTGATCCAGGCGATGCTGCTGACCGTCTTCGCGATCAAGGCCGCCGTGTTCCCGCTCGCCGCCTGGCTCCCCGACTCCTACCCGACCGCCCCGGCCCCCGTCACCGCCGTCTTCGCGGGCCTGCTCACCAAGGTCGGCGTCTACTGCATGCTGCGCACGGAGACCCTGCTCTTCCCCGGCAACCGGCTCGGCGACCTCCTGATGGCCGCCGCACTCGCCTCGATGGTCATCGGCATCCTCGGCGCGGTCGCCCAGACCGACCTCAAGCGGCTGCTCTCCTTCACCCTGATCAGCCACATCGGCTACATGGTCTTCGGGATCGGCCTCGCCACCCGTCAGGCGTACGGCGGCGCCATCGTCTACGTCGCCCACCACATCACCGTCCAGACGACGCTGTTCCTCGTCGCCGGGCTCATCGAACGCCGCGGCGGCACCACCGAACTCACCCGGCTCGGCGGCCTCGCGAAAGCGGCCCCGGTCCTCGCGCTCCTCTTCTTCGTCCCCGCGATGAACCTCGCCGGAATTCCCCCGCTGTCCGGGTTCATCGGGAAGCTCGGGCTGATGCGGGCCGGTGTCGCCGACGGCGGGGTCTGGCCCTGGATCCTGGTCATCGGTTCGACGGTGACCAGCCTCCTCACGCTGTACGTGATGGCCAAGGTCTGGAACCTGGCGTTCTGGCGGGCCGCTCCCCCCGGTCAGGCCGCCGACGGCACCGTCCTGGAGTCCGACGACGACAACGACGACAGCGACAGCGACCCGGGCCCCGACAACATCCCCGGCACCGGCGACGAGGGCATCGGGCCCCGGCCCCATCCGGCCGGCCGGGTCGTCGCCGCCACCCTGCACGGACGGGCCGTCACCACCACGACCCGGCTGCCCCGCACGATGACCGCCGCCACCGCCGCCACCGTCGCGCTCGGCCTCGCCTTCACCGTGTTCGCGGGCCCCCTCACCGAGTACACCGACCGCTCGGCCGCCGAACTCCTGAAGCGGACGCCCTACATCGAGGAGGTGCTCGGCCGGTGAGACGCATCCTCACCCTGTCGTTCCGCAACGCCGACCTGCCGCCCTTCAGCTGCGAGCTCGGCGACCGCCGCGGACGGGTGCTCGACCTGCCGCTGATCGCCTGGCTCACCCTGATCTGGGTACTGCTCTGGTCCACGCTGAGCTGGGCCAACGTACTGACGGGCGTGGTCGTCGCGGTCGCCGTCTGCCTGGCCTTCCCGCTGCCCCGCGTCGACCTGGGACTGCGGCTGCATCCGTGGGGCATCCTGCGGCTCGTCGGATACCTCTTCTACGACATGTACACCTCGGGCGTGAGGGTCACCCGGCAGATCTTCGCCGGGCGCCCGCACCGGGCCGCGGTCATCGGCGTACCGCTGCGCTGCCGCGGCGATCTGATGCTCGCCGCGACCGCCGTCGCCGTCTCCAATGTGCCGGGCGGCGCGATCGTCGAGGTGCGCCGCGCCACCGCCACGGTCTTTCTGCACGTCCTGGACGCGGACCGGCCGGAGGAGCTCGAAGCGGCCCGGCGTTCGGTGTGGCGGCTGGAGGAACTGACCGTACGGGCGTTCGGCACCCGCGACGAGATCGCCCGGGTGGCCGCGCCGCCCCCGGCCCCACCGCCCCAGGACAGCAGGAGGGACGCCCCATGAGCGCACCCGAGACCGTCGACCGGGTCCTGCTGACCGCAGCCGTCGTGATCATCGTCGTCGCCGGGGCGCTGCTGCTGATCCGGATCTGGCGCGGCCCCTCCATGCTCGACCGGGCGATCTCGCTGGATGTGTGCGCCGCCCTGATCATCGCGGGACTCGGCGCCAAGTCGGCCTTCGCCCGGGATACGTTCTACTTCCCGATCATGCTGGTCCTGGCATTCCTCGGCTTCACCGGTTCGGTGGGCATCGCCCGCTTCATCGCCGTACGCGACCGGCCGCTGTCGCGCCCGGTACCCCCGCCCGCCCCCGGCAGTGAGGAGGGCCGGCGATGAACGTCTGGCTCCGGATCGTCGACACGGCCGGTGCCGCGCTGCTCCTGGTCGGCGCGCTGATCTGTCTGCTCGGGGTGATCGGCATGCTGCGGCTGCCGGACGTCCTGGCACGCAGCCACGCCGCGACCAAACCGCAGACGCTCGGGATGCTGCTGGTACTGGCCGGGGTGGCGCTGCGGCTGCGCAGCGGAATGGACCTGGCGACCCTCGCCCTGATCGGCTTCTTCCAGATGCTGACGGGTCCGGTGGCC is a genomic window of Streptomyces sp. NBC_01237 containing:
- the mnhG gene encoding monovalent cation/H(+) antiporter subunit G; translation: MNVWLRIVDTAGAALLLVGALICLLGVIGMLRLPDVLARSHAATKPQTLGMLLVLAGVALRLRSGMDLATLALIGFFQMLTGPVAAHLVARSAYRTGQVDHSELLFDELDEQLTREK
- a CDS encoding monovalent cation/H+ antiporter complex subunit F; this encodes MSAPETVDRVLLTAAVVIIVVAGALLLIRIWRGPSMLDRAISLDVCAALIIAGLGAKSAFARDTFYFPIMLVLAFLGFTGSVGIARFIAVRDRPLSRPVPPPAPGSEEGRR
- a CDS encoding Na+/H+ antiporter subunit E, which gives rise to MRRILTLSFRNADLPPFSCELGDRRGRVLDLPLIAWLTLIWVLLWSTLSWANVLTGVVVAVAVCLAFPLPRVDLGLRLHPWGILRLVGYLFYDMYTSGVRVTRQIFAGRPHRAAVIGVPLRCRGDLMLAATAVAVSNVPGGAIVEVRRATATVFLHVLDADRPEELEAARRSVWRLEELTVRAFGTRDEIARVAAPPPAPPPQDSRRDAP
- a CDS encoding Na+/H+ antiporter subunit D, coding for MNALVPLPVLLPLCATGLSLAFGTRLKRFQRFISVAVLSAVTALSVILMIAADTEGPLSVHLGDFAPPLGITLVADRLTGLMLTVSSSVTLCVLVYSLGQGMADRDEETPVAVFHPAYLILVAGVSCTFLAGDLVNLYVGFEIMLVASFVLLTLGGTGPRIRAGSTYVIISLFSSMLFLTAIAMTYAATGTANFAQLALRLGELPLGVQTLIQAMLLTVFAIKAAVFPLAAWLPDSYPTAPAPVTAVFAGLLTKVGVYCMLRTETLLFPGNRLGDLLMAAALASMVIGILGAVAQTDLKRLLSFTLISHIGYMVFGIGLATRQAYGGAIVYVAHHITVQTTLFLVAGLIERRGGTTELTRLGGLAKAAPVLALLFFVPAMNLAGIPPLSGFIGKLGLMRAGVADGGVWPWILVIGSTVTSLLTLYVMAKVWNLAFWRAAPPGQAADGTVLESDDDNDDSDSDPGPDNIPGTGDEGIGPRPHPAGRVVAATLHGRAVTTTTRLPRTMTAATAATVALGLAFTVFAGPLTEYTDRSAAELLKRTPYIEEVLGR
- a CDS encoding Na(+)/H(+) antiporter subunit C; translated protein: MTVSASLLATAVVLCAVGGILMLTRPLTRILLGAVITGNGINLLVLSATGSAGAAPLLYGVPLRRVTDPLPQAIALTAIVITLATTAFLLAMAYRSHQLTGTDEVHDDLEDRRIVLRAEVMGERAQLREEYRSGAEPTREERDRYLEERRRLRSRLRADRALQARGRDASGDLWHDVLGADPEDYAHDGHGDSEHDHRGVTG